A genomic segment from Nicotiana sylvestris chromosome 1, ASM39365v2, whole genome shotgun sequence encodes:
- the LOC104217657 gene encoding uncharacterized protein isoform X3: MSIVENFILEELNLTRDCILAQKAISSFGSEVQKIALEVLDALVRLCKVYSHGINWDSYLKMMEEERKVVDNEEAERADHVNKIMKFTVEKLCELGIFAANDGGNLVSLINLSWKGVVNLLQLGKGALAVKLNVGDIILTLISLANASLRCAAETWSSTLEEPVSAVEARRVFLPVKFYLINAVRIISQYPSEAFYVFKDIILSVIMISTFRIFLVKNELLKFAGDAIAEILEPTSFHMLNSFLNSAQVKSEQKFQILDWLFGDETDLENVPGYSINEAGGMSAIFSVSSGTMQGAKVLFIGRVALFVNLLKNAPDIEDDARLGMARKLGWLLCILTDDDVYSSVLVLELPTMSRTSQKQESDEPLFHFIINALKTFMIVTSSSQAWCDIESFLLENLFHPHFLCREIVTELWCFISRHADRVVVDVIIEKLCSLMKYTEASDLALNSNSLVRKLARFLCVLVTCGPKFMVDKVYNTVVGYNTSQYSPTTYLALLMEGFPLNSLSEKLRSEARQRLVTQYFDFLESFGGKLPREDGSAIYGAPVFALSAALQFQLISISDAEMKTIKFLVAIIHKYRDSSVIKIKDKYRRLLSETLGIISNMKHLYTSNEMEEVILALQKLFISGPALSDGKSFQCKPNLSSFMAGLGYIELEDREDSAISSAMWELYHMLLKERHWALVHLAITAFGYFAGRTTCSELWRFVPQDAALSFDLETGKEADEERFMSELKEFLEKETACPKIKPCPDTINMLAIDGQMLKETFKKIRDLDSMLMICEPMEVDNENQTNRKRKFPDRVTKGVELLRNGLKVMGDALSEWQHNQFDSTDIRDKFLTHFSHLEDVVTHLVSLADSG; this comes from the exons ATGTCTATCGTTGAAAATTTCATATTGGAGGAATTAAATCTCACAAGGGACTGTATTTTAGCTCAGAAG GCAATTTCCTCATTTGGTTCTGAAGtgcagaaaattgcattagaagTTCTTGATGCTCTGGTACGACTATGTAAGGTATATTCCCATGGCATAAACTGGGATTCTTACCTTAAGATGATGGAGGAGGAGAGAAAAGTTGTGGACAATGAAGAGGCTGAAAGAGCAGATCATGTTAACAAGATAATGAAATTTACGGTTGAGAAATTGTGTGAATTGGGCATCTTTGCAGCTAATGACGGAGGAAATCTTGTGAGCTTAATTAATTTGTCATGGAAAGGTGTAGTTAACTTACTTCAGCTTGGCAAGGGTGCTTTGGCTGTAAAGTTGAATGTAGGAGATATTATTCTGACTCTTATATCTCTGGCTAACGCATCTTTGAGATGCGCGGCTGAGACTTGGTCATCCACATTGGAAGAACCAGTTTCTGCAGTGGAAGCTAGACGAGTATTTCTTCCAGTCAAATTTTACCTGATTAATGCTGTACGGATTATCTCTCAGTACCCATCCGAGGCATTTTATGTGTTCAAAGATATAATATTATCTGTCATAATGATCTCAACCTTTAGAATTTTCCTCGTGAAAAATGAGCTGCTCAAATTTGCTGGTGATGCAATTGCAGAAATTTTGGAGCCGACATCCTTTCATATGcttaactctttccttaattCAGCTCAAGTGAAATCAGAGCAGAAGTTTCAAATTTTGGACTGGTTGTTTGGTGATGAAACTGATTTAGAAAATGTTCCTGGGTACAGTATTAACGAAGCTGGTGGAATGAGTGCAATATTCTCTGTAAGTTCTGGCACTATGCAGGGAGCAAAGGTGCTGTTTATTGGTCGAGTAGCCTTATTTGTTAACCTTCTGAAAAACGCACCTGATATTGAAGATGATGCGAGACTAGGGATGGCCAGAAAACTTGGATGGTTATTGTGCATACTTACTGATGATGATGTGTATTCTTCAGTTCTTGTCTTGGAACTTCCTACAATGTCTCGTACTAGTCAGAAACAAGAATCTGATGAGCCCCTGTTCCACTTCATAATTAATGCCTTGAAAACCTTCATGATAGTTACCTCTTCAAGTCAAGCTTGGTGTGACATAGAGTCTTTCCTGCTTGAAAACCTTTTTCATCCCCACTTTCTATGTCGTGAGATTGTTACTGAACTTTGGTGCTTTATCTCACGTCACGCTGACAGAGTTGTGGTGGATGTCATTATTGAAAAGCTTTGCTCATTAATGAAGTACACAGAAGCTTCTGACTTAGCACTAAACTCTAATAGTCTGGTGCGAAAACTGGCGAGATTTCTATGTGTACTGGTTACATGTGGTCCAAAGTTTATGGTAGATAAAGTTTATAATACAGTTGTTGGATATAACACATCACAGTATTCACCAACTACTTACTTAGCACTGCTTATGGAGGGATTCCCACTAAATTCACTTTCAGAAAAATTGAGAAGTGAGGCAAGGCAACGACTTGTAACTCAATACTTTGACTTCCTCGAGAGTTTTGGTGGTAAACTACCGAGAGAAGACGGATCTGCTATTTATGGTGCTCCAGTTTTTGCACTCTCTGCCGCTCTGCAGTTTCA ACTAATCAGCATATCCGATGCTGAGATGAAGACTATAAAGTTCCTTGTTGCTATTATTCACAAATACAGAGATTCTTCAGTTATCAAAATAAAGGATAAATACCGCAGGCTTCTTAGTGAGACACTAGGaatcatttctaacatgaagCATTTATATACTTCCAATGAAATGGAAGAAGTCATTTTGGCACTTCAGAAGCTCTTCATCTCTGGACCAGCATTATCAGACGGAAAATCATTTCAGTGTAAACCAAACTTGTCATCTTTCATGGCTGGCCTTGGTTACATTGAATTGGAAGACCGAGAGGACAGTGCAATTAGTTCAGCTATGTGGGAGCTGTATCACATGTTGCTTAAAGAGCGTCATTGGGCACTTGTTCACCTTGCTATCACTGCCTTTGGATATTTTGCTGGCCGTACTACTTGTAGTGAGCTTTGGAGATTTGTGCCTCAGGATGCAGCTCTTTCTTTTGATCTGGAAACAGGAAAAGAAGCTGATGAGGAGAGATTTATGTCTGAACTAAAAGAATTTCTTGAGAAGGAAACAGCATGTCCAAAGATAAAACCTTGTCCTGACACGATTAACATGCTTGCTATAGATGGGCAAATGCTAAAAGAAACCTTTAAAAAGATAAGAGATCTTGATTCAATGCTTATGATCTGTGAGCCCATGGAGGTTGACAATGAAAACCAAACcaatagaaaaagaaaatttcCTGACAGAGTTACCAAAGGAGTGGAATTACTGAGGAACGGATTGAAGGTTATGGGTGATGCTCTTTCTGAGTGGCAGCATAACCAGTTCGACTCCACTGATATTCGAGACAAGTTCTTGACTCACTTCTCTCACCTGGAAGATGTGGTTACTCACTTGGTGAGCCTAGCTGACAGTGGCTAA
- the LOC104217657 gene encoding uncharacterized protein isoform X2: MCFAFPYNLLLDLLGYCASIFAALTRYPIAVDKGLMSIVENFILEELNLTRDCILAQKAISSFGSEVQKIALEVLDALVRLCKVYSHGINWDSYLKMMEEERKVVDNEEAERADHVNKIMKFTVEKLCELGIFAANDGGNLVSLINLSWKGVVNLLQLGKGALAVKLNVGDIILTLISLANASLRCAAETWSSTLEEPVSAVEARRVFLPVKFYLINAVRIISQYPSEAFYVFKDIILSVIMISTFRIFLVKNELLKFAGDAIAEILEPTSFHMLNSFLNSAQVKSEQKFQILDWLFGDETDLENVPGYSINEAGGMSAIFSVSSGTMQGAKVLFIGRVALFVNLLKNAPDIEDDARLGMARKLGWLLCILTDDDVYSSVLVLELPTMSRTSQKQESDEPLFHFIINALKTFMIVTSSSQAWCDIESFLLENLFHPHFLCREIVTELWCFISRHADRVVVDVIIEKLCSLMKYTEASDLALNSNSLVRKLARFLCVLVTCGPKFMVDKVYNTVVGYNTSQYSPTTYLALLMEGFPLNSLSEKLRSEARQRLVTQYFDFLESFGGKLPREDGSAIYGAPVFALSAALQFQLISISDAEMKTIKFLVAIIHKYRDSSVIKIKDKYRRLLSETLGIISNMKHLYTSNEMEEVILALQKLFISGPALSDGKSFQCKPNLSSFMAGLGYIELEDREDSAISSAMWELYHMLLKERHWALVHLAITAFGYFAGRTTCSELWRFVPQDAALSFDLETGKEADEERFMSELKEFLEKETACPKIKPCPDTINMLAIDGQMLKETFKKIRDLDSMLMICEPMEVDNENQTNRKRKFPDRVTKGVELLRNGLKVMGDALSEWQHNQFDSTDIRDKFLTHFSHLEDVVTHLVSLADSG; the protein is encoded by the exons GCTTGGCTACTGTGCCTCTATTTTCGCAGCTTTGACCAGATATCCCATTGCGGTTGATAAGGGGTTAATGTCTATCGTTGAAAATTTCATATTGGAGGAATTAAATCTCACAAGGGACTGTATTTTAGCTCAGAAG GCAATTTCCTCATTTGGTTCTGAAGtgcagaaaattgcattagaagTTCTTGATGCTCTGGTACGACTATGTAAGGTATATTCCCATGGCATAAACTGGGATTCTTACCTTAAGATGATGGAGGAGGAGAGAAAAGTTGTGGACAATGAAGAGGCTGAAAGAGCAGATCATGTTAACAAGATAATGAAATTTACGGTTGAGAAATTGTGTGAATTGGGCATCTTTGCAGCTAATGACGGAGGAAATCTTGTGAGCTTAATTAATTTGTCATGGAAAGGTGTAGTTAACTTACTTCAGCTTGGCAAGGGTGCTTTGGCTGTAAAGTTGAATGTAGGAGATATTATTCTGACTCTTATATCTCTGGCTAACGCATCTTTGAGATGCGCGGCTGAGACTTGGTCATCCACATTGGAAGAACCAGTTTCTGCAGTGGAAGCTAGACGAGTATTTCTTCCAGTCAAATTTTACCTGATTAATGCTGTACGGATTATCTCTCAGTACCCATCCGAGGCATTTTATGTGTTCAAAGATATAATATTATCTGTCATAATGATCTCAACCTTTAGAATTTTCCTCGTGAAAAATGAGCTGCTCAAATTTGCTGGTGATGCAATTGCAGAAATTTTGGAGCCGACATCCTTTCATATGcttaactctttccttaattCAGCTCAAGTGAAATCAGAGCAGAAGTTTCAAATTTTGGACTGGTTGTTTGGTGATGAAACTGATTTAGAAAATGTTCCTGGGTACAGTATTAACGAAGCTGGTGGAATGAGTGCAATATTCTCTGTAAGTTCTGGCACTATGCAGGGAGCAAAGGTGCTGTTTATTGGTCGAGTAGCCTTATTTGTTAACCTTCTGAAAAACGCACCTGATATTGAAGATGATGCGAGACTAGGGATGGCCAGAAAACTTGGATGGTTATTGTGCATACTTACTGATGATGATGTGTATTCTTCAGTTCTTGTCTTGGAACTTCCTACAATGTCTCGTACTAGTCAGAAACAAGAATCTGATGAGCCCCTGTTCCACTTCATAATTAATGCCTTGAAAACCTTCATGATAGTTACCTCTTCAAGTCAAGCTTGGTGTGACATAGAGTCTTTCCTGCTTGAAAACCTTTTTCATCCCCACTTTCTATGTCGTGAGATTGTTACTGAACTTTGGTGCTTTATCTCACGTCACGCTGACAGAGTTGTGGTGGATGTCATTATTGAAAAGCTTTGCTCATTAATGAAGTACACAGAAGCTTCTGACTTAGCACTAAACTCTAATAGTCTGGTGCGAAAACTGGCGAGATTTCTATGTGTACTGGTTACATGTGGTCCAAAGTTTATGGTAGATAAAGTTTATAATACAGTTGTTGGATATAACACATCACAGTATTCACCAACTACTTACTTAGCACTGCTTATGGAGGGATTCCCACTAAATTCACTTTCAGAAAAATTGAGAAGTGAGGCAAGGCAACGACTTGTAACTCAATACTTTGACTTCCTCGAGAGTTTTGGTGGTAAACTACCGAGAGAAGACGGATCTGCTATTTATGGTGCTCCAGTTTTTGCACTCTCTGCCGCTCTGCAGTTTCA ACTAATCAGCATATCCGATGCTGAGATGAAGACTATAAAGTTCCTTGTTGCTATTATTCACAAATACAGAGATTCTTCAGTTATCAAAATAAAGGATAAATACCGCAGGCTTCTTAGTGAGACACTAGGaatcatttctaacatgaagCATTTATATACTTCCAATGAAATGGAAGAAGTCATTTTGGCACTTCAGAAGCTCTTCATCTCTGGACCAGCATTATCAGACGGAAAATCATTTCAGTGTAAACCAAACTTGTCATCTTTCATGGCTGGCCTTGGTTACATTGAATTGGAAGACCGAGAGGACAGTGCAATTAGTTCAGCTATGTGGGAGCTGTATCACATGTTGCTTAAAGAGCGTCATTGGGCACTTGTTCACCTTGCTATCACTGCCTTTGGATATTTTGCTGGCCGTACTACTTGTAGTGAGCTTTGGAGATTTGTGCCTCAGGATGCAGCTCTTTCTTTTGATCTGGAAACAGGAAAAGAAGCTGATGAGGAGAGATTTATGTCTGAACTAAAAGAATTTCTTGAGAAGGAAACAGCATGTCCAAAGATAAAACCTTGTCCTGACACGATTAACATGCTTGCTATAGATGGGCAAATGCTAAAAGAAACCTTTAAAAAGATAAGAGATCTTGATTCAATGCTTATGATCTGTGAGCCCATGGAGGTTGACAATGAAAACCAAACcaatagaaaaagaaaatttcCTGACAGAGTTACCAAAGGAGTGGAATTACTGAGGAACGGATTGAAGGTTATGGGTGATGCTCTTTCTGAGTGGCAGCATAACCAGTTCGACTCCACTGATATTCGAGACAAGTTCTTGACTCACTTCTCTCACCTGGAAGATGTGGTTACTCACTTGGTGAGCCTAGCTGACAGTGGCTAA